In Citrus sinensis cultivar Valencia sweet orange chromosome 2, DVS_A1.0, whole genome shotgun sequence, a single genomic region encodes these proteins:
- the LOC102613319 gene encoding G-type lectin S-receptor-like serine/threonine-protein kinase B120 isoform X2 gives MDIISNSKHPVSVILLSFFLIVCSLAHFGRAVNTITKGQSIRDGESLISNGEIFELGFFSPENSSLRYVGIWYHQIDEKAVVWVANRNRPISDERGTLTIGNDGNLMVLNGNSIAVWSSNASVVSNNTAALLEDDGNLILTNSEDIGNLGKAYWQSFNHPTDTHLPGMRVGVNSALGENRVFTSWKSASDPSPGNFTMGVDPQGSPQIVIWEQLKRRWRSGQWNSVIFTGVPTMATLTSFLFGFKLSPRESDGSMYFTYVPANASYLLRFRIGWDGNEEQLRWDGSAKKWSVIQKQPADDCELYNFCGNFGICNALGSTKCTCMEGFVPKHFEQWRMGNWSAGCIRRTQLQCQRNRSEAGESGGEDGFKVFKNVKLPDFADVVSVGQETCKDKCLQNCSCNAYADIPGIGCMLWRGELIDVKSFEKGGNLLHVRLPDSELGGRSKISNAVIAIIVVIGALLLGASVWLLWRFRALCKDSTISCCKNNDTQLIDMSKGQEISTDFSGPSDMVVDGSQVNGTDLAMFNFNTIAVATNYFSEGNKLGRGGFGPVHKGKLPEGQDIAVKRLSRKSGQGLEEFKNEIILIAKLQHRNLVRLLGCCIQGEEKMLIYEYMPNKNPAKQALLDWTKRFAIIEGIARGLLYLHRDSRLRIIHRDLKASNILLDEDMNPKISDFGMARIFGFNQNEANTNRVVGTYGYMAPEYAMEGLFSVKSDVYSFGVLLLEIVSGRRNTSFRLEENSSLIEHVWNLWNEGKAMELVDPNIRDSSSQNQVLRCIHVGMLCVQDSAMYRPTMASVVLMLESETLTLPVPRQPTFTSMRSSVDGDHFMEAHDTVSSNDLTVTMVVGR, from the exons ATGGACATTATCAGCAACAGCAAGCACCCTGTTAGTGTTATTCTTCTTTCATTCTTTCTTATTGTATGTTCACTTGCTCATTTTGGCCGTGCAGTCAATACAATTACAAAAGGCCAGTCGATCAGAGATGGTGAAAGCTTGATTTCCAACGGCGAAATCTTTGAGCTGGGGTTTTTCAGCCCTGAAAATTCTAGTCTAAGGTATGTGGGTATATGGTATCACCAGATTGATGAAAAAGCTGTTGTTTGGGTTGCAAACAGAAACAGGCCAATTTCTGATGAAAGGGGAACTCTGACAATTGGTAATGATGGCaatttgatggttttaaaTGGGAATAGCATTGCGGTTTGGTCATCTAATGCTTCAGTTGTGTCAAACAACACGGCAGCACTACTCGAGGATGATGGAAATCTTATACTTACCAACAGCGAGGACATTGGTAATCTTGGTAAGGCCTACTGGCAGAGTTTTAATCATCCAACGGATACGCATCTTCCAGGCATGAGAGTTGGGGTAAATTCCGCATTGGGAGAGAACCGTGTTTTCACTTCCTGGAAATCTGCCAGTGATCCTTCTCCCGGAAACTTCACAATGGGAGTTGATCCCCAGGGTTCGCCGCAGATTGTGATTTGGGAGCAGCTAAAAAGGCGGTGGAGAAGCGGCCAATGGAATTCAGTCATATTCACCGGAGTTCCAACCATGGCTACTCTAACtagttttttatttggctTCAAGCTATCTCCCAGGGAATCAGATGGAAGCATGTATTTTACATATGTCCCAGCAAATGCATCTTATTTGTTGAGGTTCAGAATTGGCTGGGATGGGAATGAGGAGCAGCTAAGGTGGGATGGTAGTGCAAAGAAGTGGTCTGTGATACAAAAGCAGCCTGCAGATGATTGCGAGCTTTATAATTTCTGTGGGAATTTTGGGATCTGTAATGCATTGGGTTCTACCAAATGCACTTGTATGGAAGGATTTGTACCAAAACATTTTGAGCAATGGAGGATGGGAAATTGGTCAGCTGGGTGTATTAGGAGGACTCAATTGCAGTGCCAGAGGAATCGTAGTGAAGCAGGGGAAAGTGGAGGAGAAGATGGGTTTAAAGTGTTTAAGAATGTCAAGTTGCCGGATTTTGCAGACGTAGTGTCGGTGGGCCAGGAAACTTGCAAAGACAAGTGTCTGCAGAATTGTTCTTGTAATGCATACGCAGACATTCCTGGGATTGGGTGCATGTTATGGAGAGGGGAATTGATTGATGTTAAGAGTTTTGAGAAAGGTGGCAATTTACTGCATGTTCGTCTTCCAGATTCTGAGTTAG GTGGCAGGAGTAAAATATCCAATGCTGTGATAGCTATAATTGTCGTGATAGGAGCACTCTTACTAGGCGCATCTGTATGGCTCTTGTGGAGGTTCAGAG CCTTGTGCAAAGATTCTACAATTTCATGTTGCAAGAACAATGATACTCAATTAATAGATATGAGCAAGGGCCAAGAAATCTCAACAGATTTTTCTGGACCGTCTGACATGGTTGTGGATGGAAGTCAAGTAAATGGAACAGACCTAGCAATGTTCAATTTTAATACTATAGCAGTCGCGACAAACTACTTTTCAGAAGGAAACAAACTTGGGCGGGGGGGATTTGGTCCTGTCCACAAG GGGAAGCTTCCCGAGGGACAAGATATAGCTGTAAAGAGGCTTTCAAGAAAATCTGGCCAAGGCTTAGAGGAGTTTAAAAACGAGATTATACTGATTGCTAAACTACAACACCGAAATCTTGTTAGACTACTGGGCTGCTGCATTCAAGGCGAAGAAAAGATGCTGATTTATGAATACATGCCAAACAAAA ACCCGGCAAAGCAAGCACTACTAGACTGGACAAAACGCTTCGCAATTATTGAAGGGATTGCAAGGGGTCTACTTTATCTGCATCGAGATTCAAGACTTAGAATAATTCATCGAGATCTAAAGGCCAGCAACATTCTGCTGGATGAAGATATGAATCCGAAGATTTCAGACTTTGGGATGGCCCGAATATTTGGCTTTAACCAAAATGAAGCAAATACAAATAGAGTTGTTGGCACATA TGGCTATATGGCTCCTGAATATGCAATGGAAGGCCTATTCTCAGTAAAGTCAGATGTATATAGCTTTGGGGTATTGTTACTAGAGATTGTGAGCGGCAGGAGGAACACTAGCTTCCGTTTAGAAGAAAACTCCAGCCTTATCGAACAT GTATGGAATCTTTGGAATGAAGGCAAAGCAATGGAGCTTGTTGATCCAAATATCCGGGATTCAAGTTCTCAAAATCAGGTGTTGAGATGCATACATGTGGGAATGCTATGTGTGCAAGATTCTGCAATGTATAGACCAACAATGGCATCCGTGGTGCTAATGCTTGAGAGTGAAACTCTAACACTTCCGGTGCCCAGACAACCAACATTTACTTCAATGAGAAGCTCTGTAGATGGTGATCATTTTATGGAAGCTCATGATACTGTATCCTCAAATGATTTGACAGTAACTATGGTAGTGGGGAGAtag
- the LOC102613319 gene encoding G-type lectin S-receptor-like serine/threonine-protein kinase B120 isoform X3 codes for MDIISNSKHPVSVILLSFFLIVCSLAHFGRAVNTITKGQSIRDGESLISNGEIFELGFFSPENSSLRYVGIWYHQIDEKAVVWVANRNRPISDERGTLTIGNDGNLMVLNGNSIAVWSSNASVVSNNTAALLEDDGNLILTNSEDIGNLGKAYWQSFNHPTDTHLPGMRVGVNSALGENRVFTSWKSASDPSPGNFTMGVDPQGSPQIVIWEQLKRRWRSGQWNSVIFTGVPTMATLTSFLFGFKLSPRESDGSMYFTYVPANASYLLRFRIGWDGNEEQLRWDGSAKKWSVIQKQPADDCELYNFCGNFGICNALGSTKCTCMEGFVPKHFEQWRMGNWSAGCIRRTQLQCQRNRSEAGESGGEDGFKVFKNVKLPDFADVVSVGQETCKDKCLQNCSCNAYADIPGIGCMLWRGELIDVKSFEKGGNLLHVRLPDSELGGRSKISNAVIAIIVVIGALLLGASVWLLWRFRALCKDSTISCCKNNDTQLIDMSKGQEISTDFSGPSDMVVDGSQVNGTDLAMFNFNTIAVATNYFSEGNKLGRGGFGPVHKGKLPEGQDIAVKRLSRKSGQGLEEFKNEIILIAKLQHRNLVRLLGCCIQGEEKMLIYEYMPNKSLDLFIFDPAKQALLDWTKRFAIIEGIARGLLYLHRDSRLRIIHRDLKASNILLDEDMNPKISDFGMARIFGFNQNEANTNRVVGTYGYMAPEYAMEGLFSVKSDVYSFGVLLLEIVSGRRNTSFRLEENSSLIEHVWNLWNEGKAMELVDPNIRDSSSQNQVLRCIHVGMLCVQDSAMYRPTMASVVLMLESETLTLPVPRQPTFTSMRSSVDGDHFMEAHDTREFS; via the exons ATGGACATTATCAGCAACAGCAAGCACCCTGTTAGTGTTATTCTTCTTTCATTCTTTCTTATTGTATGTTCACTTGCTCATTTTGGCCGTGCAGTCAATACAATTACAAAAGGCCAGTCGATCAGAGATGGTGAAAGCTTGATTTCCAACGGCGAAATCTTTGAGCTGGGGTTTTTCAGCCCTGAAAATTCTAGTCTAAGGTATGTGGGTATATGGTATCACCAGATTGATGAAAAAGCTGTTGTTTGGGTTGCAAACAGAAACAGGCCAATTTCTGATGAAAGGGGAACTCTGACAATTGGTAATGATGGCaatttgatggttttaaaTGGGAATAGCATTGCGGTTTGGTCATCTAATGCTTCAGTTGTGTCAAACAACACGGCAGCACTACTCGAGGATGATGGAAATCTTATACTTACCAACAGCGAGGACATTGGTAATCTTGGTAAGGCCTACTGGCAGAGTTTTAATCATCCAACGGATACGCATCTTCCAGGCATGAGAGTTGGGGTAAATTCCGCATTGGGAGAGAACCGTGTTTTCACTTCCTGGAAATCTGCCAGTGATCCTTCTCCCGGAAACTTCACAATGGGAGTTGATCCCCAGGGTTCGCCGCAGATTGTGATTTGGGAGCAGCTAAAAAGGCGGTGGAGAAGCGGCCAATGGAATTCAGTCATATTCACCGGAGTTCCAACCATGGCTACTCTAACtagttttttatttggctTCAAGCTATCTCCCAGGGAATCAGATGGAAGCATGTATTTTACATATGTCCCAGCAAATGCATCTTATTTGTTGAGGTTCAGAATTGGCTGGGATGGGAATGAGGAGCAGCTAAGGTGGGATGGTAGTGCAAAGAAGTGGTCTGTGATACAAAAGCAGCCTGCAGATGATTGCGAGCTTTATAATTTCTGTGGGAATTTTGGGATCTGTAATGCATTGGGTTCTACCAAATGCACTTGTATGGAAGGATTTGTACCAAAACATTTTGAGCAATGGAGGATGGGAAATTGGTCAGCTGGGTGTATTAGGAGGACTCAATTGCAGTGCCAGAGGAATCGTAGTGAAGCAGGGGAAAGTGGAGGAGAAGATGGGTTTAAAGTGTTTAAGAATGTCAAGTTGCCGGATTTTGCAGACGTAGTGTCGGTGGGCCAGGAAACTTGCAAAGACAAGTGTCTGCAGAATTGTTCTTGTAATGCATACGCAGACATTCCTGGGATTGGGTGCATGTTATGGAGAGGGGAATTGATTGATGTTAAGAGTTTTGAGAAAGGTGGCAATTTACTGCATGTTCGTCTTCCAGATTCTGAGTTAG GTGGCAGGAGTAAAATATCCAATGCTGTGATAGCTATAATTGTCGTGATAGGAGCACTCTTACTAGGCGCATCTGTATGGCTCTTGTGGAGGTTCAGAG CCTTGTGCAAAGATTCTACAATTTCATGTTGCAAGAACAATGATACTCAATTAATAGATATGAGCAAGGGCCAAGAAATCTCAACAGATTTTTCTGGACCGTCTGACATGGTTGTGGATGGAAGTCAAGTAAATGGAACAGACCTAGCAATGTTCAATTTTAATACTATAGCAGTCGCGACAAACTACTTTTCAGAAGGAAACAAACTTGGGCGGGGGGGATTTGGTCCTGTCCACAAG GGGAAGCTTCCCGAGGGACAAGATATAGCTGTAAAGAGGCTTTCAAGAAAATCTGGCCAAGGCTTAGAGGAGTTTAAAAACGAGATTATACTGATTGCTAAACTACAACACCGAAATCTTGTTAGACTACTGGGCTGCTGCATTCAAGGCGAAGAAAAGATGCTGATTTATGAATACATGCCAAACAAAAGTTTGGATTTGTTTATCTTTG ACCCGGCAAAGCAAGCACTACTAGACTGGACAAAACGCTTCGCAATTATTGAAGGGATTGCAAGGGGTCTACTTTATCTGCATCGAGATTCAAGACTTAGAATAATTCATCGAGATCTAAAGGCCAGCAACATTCTGCTGGATGAAGATATGAATCCGAAGATTTCAGACTTTGGGATGGCCCGAATATTTGGCTTTAACCAAAATGAAGCAAATACAAATAGAGTTGTTGGCACATA TGGCTATATGGCTCCTGAATATGCAATGGAAGGCCTATTCTCAGTAAAGTCAGATGTATATAGCTTTGGGGTATTGTTACTAGAGATTGTGAGCGGCAGGAGGAACACTAGCTTCCGTTTAGAAGAAAACTCCAGCCTTATCGAACAT GTATGGAATCTTTGGAATGAAGGCAAAGCAATGGAGCTTGTTGATCCAAATATCCGGGATTCAAGTTCTCAAAATCAGGTGTTGAGATGCATACATGTGGGAATGCTATGTGTGCAAGATTCTGCAATGTATAGACCAACAATGGCATCCGTGGTGCTAATGCTTGAGAGTGAAACTCTAACACTTCCGGTGCCCAGACAACCAACATTTACTTCAATGAGAAGCTCTGTAGATGGTGATCATTTTATGGAAGCTCATGATACT AGAGAATTTtcataa
- the LOC102613319 gene encoding G-type lectin S-receptor-like serine/threonine-protein kinase B120 isoform X1 — protein MDIISNSKHPVSVILLSFFLIVCSLAHFGRAVNTITKGQSIRDGESLISNGEIFELGFFSPENSSLRYVGIWYHQIDEKAVVWVANRNRPISDERGTLTIGNDGNLMVLNGNSIAVWSSNASVVSNNTAALLEDDGNLILTNSEDIGNLGKAYWQSFNHPTDTHLPGMRVGVNSALGENRVFTSWKSASDPSPGNFTMGVDPQGSPQIVIWEQLKRRWRSGQWNSVIFTGVPTMATLTSFLFGFKLSPRESDGSMYFTYVPANASYLLRFRIGWDGNEEQLRWDGSAKKWSVIQKQPADDCELYNFCGNFGICNALGSTKCTCMEGFVPKHFEQWRMGNWSAGCIRRTQLQCQRNRSEAGESGGEDGFKVFKNVKLPDFADVVSVGQETCKDKCLQNCSCNAYADIPGIGCMLWRGELIDVKSFEKGGNLLHVRLPDSELGGRSKISNAVIAIIVVIGALLLGASVWLLWRFRALCKDSTISCCKNNDTQLIDMSKGQEISTDFSGPSDMVVDGSQVNGTDLAMFNFNTIAVATNYFSEGNKLGRGGFGPVHKGKLPEGQDIAVKRLSRKSGQGLEEFKNEIILIAKLQHRNLVRLLGCCIQGEEKMLIYEYMPNKSLDLFIFDPAKQALLDWTKRFAIIEGIARGLLYLHRDSRLRIIHRDLKASNILLDEDMNPKISDFGMARIFGFNQNEANTNRVVGTYGYMAPEYAMEGLFSVKSDVYSFGVLLLEIVSGRRNTSFRLEENSSLIEHVWNLWNEGKAMELVDPNIRDSSSQNQVLRCIHVGMLCVQDSAMYRPTMASVVLMLESETLTLPVPRQPTFTSMRSSVDGDHFMEAHDTVSSNDLTVTMVVGR, from the exons ATGGACATTATCAGCAACAGCAAGCACCCTGTTAGTGTTATTCTTCTTTCATTCTTTCTTATTGTATGTTCACTTGCTCATTTTGGCCGTGCAGTCAATACAATTACAAAAGGCCAGTCGATCAGAGATGGTGAAAGCTTGATTTCCAACGGCGAAATCTTTGAGCTGGGGTTTTTCAGCCCTGAAAATTCTAGTCTAAGGTATGTGGGTATATGGTATCACCAGATTGATGAAAAAGCTGTTGTTTGGGTTGCAAACAGAAACAGGCCAATTTCTGATGAAAGGGGAACTCTGACAATTGGTAATGATGGCaatttgatggttttaaaTGGGAATAGCATTGCGGTTTGGTCATCTAATGCTTCAGTTGTGTCAAACAACACGGCAGCACTACTCGAGGATGATGGAAATCTTATACTTACCAACAGCGAGGACATTGGTAATCTTGGTAAGGCCTACTGGCAGAGTTTTAATCATCCAACGGATACGCATCTTCCAGGCATGAGAGTTGGGGTAAATTCCGCATTGGGAGAGAACCGTGTTTTCACTTCCTGGAAATCTGCCAGTGATCCTTCTCCCGGAAACTTCACAATGGGAGTTGATCCCCAGGGTTCGCCGCAGATTGTGATTTGGGAGCAGCTAAAAAGGCGGTGGAGAAGCGGCCAATGGAATTCAGTCATATTCACCGGAGTTCCAACCATGGCTACTCTAACtagttttttatttggctTCAAGCTATCTCCCAGGGAATCAGATGGAAGCATGTATTTTACATATGTCCCAGCAAATGCATCTTATTTGTTGAGGTTCAGAATTGGCTGGGATGGGAATGAGGAGCAGCTAAGGTGGGATGGTAGTGCAAAGAAGTGGTCTGTGATACAAAAGCAGCCTGCAGATGATTGCGAGCTTTATAATTTCTGTGGGAATTTTGGGATCTGTAATGCATTGGGTTCTACCAAATGCACTTGTATGGAAGGATTTGTACCAAAACATTTTGAGCAATGGAGGATGGGAAATTGGTCAGCTGGGTGTATTAGGAGGACTCAATTGCAGTGCCAGAGGAATCGTAGTGAAGCAGGGGAAAGTGGAGGAGAAGATGGGTTTAAAGTGTTTAAGAATGTCAAGTTGCCGGATTTTGCAGACGTAGTGTCGGTGGGCCAGGAAACTTGCAAAGACAAGTGTCTGCAGAATTGTTCTTGTAATGCATACGCAGACATTCCTGGGATTGGGTGCATGTTATGGAGAGGGGAATTGATTGATGTTAAGAGTTTTGAGAAAGGTGGCAATTTACTGCATGTTCGTCTTCCAGATTCTGAGTTAG GTGGCAGGAGTAAAATATCCAATGCTGTGATAGCTATAATTGTCGTGATAGGAGCACTCTTACTAGGCGCATCTGTATGGCTCTTGTGGAGGTTCAGAG CCTTGTGCAAAGATTCTACAATTTCATGTTGCAAGAACAATGATACTCAATTAATAGATATGAGCAAGGGCCAAGAAATCTCAACAGATTTTTCTGGACCGTCTGACATGGTTGTGGATGGAAGTCAAGTAAATGGAACAGACCTAGCAATGTTCAATTTTAATACTATAGCAGTCGCGACAAACTACTTTTCAGAAGGAAACAAACTTGGGCGGGGGGGATTTGGTCCTGTCCACAAG GGGAAGCTTCCCGAGGGACAAGATATAGCTGTAAAGAGGCTTTCAAGAAAATCTGGCCAAGGCTTAGAGGAGTTTAAAAACGAGATTATACTGATTGCTAAACTACAACACCGAAATCTTGTTAGACTACTGGGCTGCTGCATTCAAGGCGAAGAAAAGATGCTGATTTATGAATACATGCCAAACAAAAGTTTGGATTTGTTTATCTTTG ACCCGGCAAAGCAAGCACTACTAGACTGGACAAAACGCTTCGCAATTATTGAAGGGATTGCAAGGGGTCTACTTTATCTGCATCGAGATTCAAGACTTAGAATAATTCATCGAGATCTAAAGGCCAGCAACATTCTGCTGGATGAAGATATGAATCCGAAGATTTCAGACTTTGGGATGGCCCGAATATTTGGCTTTAACCAAAATGAAGCAAATACAAATAGAGTTGTTGGCACATA TGGCTATATGGCTCCTGAATATGCAATGGAAGGCCTATTCTCAGTAAAGTCAGATGTATATAGCTTTGGGGTATTGTTACTAGAGATTGTGAGCGGCAGGAGGAACACTAGCTTCCGTTTAGAAGAAAACTCCAGCCTTATCGAACAT GTATGGAATCTTTGGAATGAAGGCAAAGCAATGGAGCTTGTTGATCCAAATATCCGGGATTCAAGTTCTCAAAATCAGGTGTTGAGATGCATACATGTGGGAATGCTATGTGTGCAAGATTCTGCAATGTATAGACCAACAATGGCATCCGTGGTGCTAATGCTTGAGAGTGAAACTCTAACACTTCCGGTGCCCAGACAACCAACATTTACTTCAATGAGAAGCTCTGTAGATGGTGATCATTTTATGGAAGCTCATGATACTGTATCCTCAAATGATTTGACAGTAACTATGGTAGTGGGGAGAtag